A genomic stretch from Shewanella sediminis HAW-EB3 includes:
- a CDS encoding sulfotransferase family protein: MNNHCFDRPIIILSAPRSGSTLLFEILSKSRSLWTIGGESHAIIEGHRELNITSRNFDSNALDESDWNNELHQSLRQGFKAQLRNADDKPYREADGPVRFLEKTPKNSLRIDFLNKVFPDAIFIYLIREPKENISSIMQAWRSGRFRTYPMLPGFGGDWSLLLPKNWRALKGLPLENVAAFQWLQANESIMNSLSKLPDEKWHMLSYRDLVGSPYETISSLTEFCQIPFDDELKKICGDALPHSRYTVSAPAVNKWLQNYDAIKSIWPGLLSCIDKMNSRLTKFGLTHLDRELQDNLAPSVSPKSTAGVSFSGISRNAPCPCGSQKRFKHCHGLAR; this comes from the coding sequence TTGAATAATCACTGTTTTGACCGTCCTATCATAATCTTGTCGGCCCCGCGCTCAGGCAGCACCCTACTGTTCGAAATTCTTTCTAAGAGCCGCTCACTGTGGACTATAGGAGGAGAGAGTCACGCAATTATAGAGGGTCATAGAGAACTTAATATCACTTCGCGAAACTTCGATTCTAACGCCTTAGACGAGAGCGACTGGAATAACGAGTTACATCAATCTCTGCGTCAGGGGTTTAAAGCACAGTTACGAAACGCAGATGACAAGCCATATCGAGAGGCTGATGGGCCTGTCAGGTTTCTTGAAAAGACGCCAAAAAACAGCCTCAGAATCGACTTTCTCAATAAGGTTTTCCCCGACGCCATCTTTATCTACCTGATCAGAGAGCCTAAAGAAAATATCAGCAGCATAATGCAGGCATGGAGATCGGGCCGATTCCGTACCTACCCTATGCTCCCGGGCTTTGGTGGGGATTGGTCACTCCTGCTGCCAAAAAATTGGCGAGCACTAAAAGGACTACCGCTGGAAAATGTTGCCGCATTTCAATGGCTGCAAGCCAATGAATCGATTATGAACTCCCTGTCCAAGCTACCCGATGAAAAGTGGCATATGCTCTCTTACAGAGATCTCGTCGGCTCCCCCTATGAAACCATCTCATCCTTGACCGAGTTCTGCCAAATCCCATTCGATGATGAGTTAAAAAAGATCTGTGGCGACGCCCTCCCCCACTCCAGATATACCGTTTCCGCTCCGGCAGTAAACAAGTGGCTGCAGAACTACGATGCGATAAAAAGCATATGGCCTGGCCTGCTATCTTGCATCGACAAAATGAATAGCCGGTTAACTAAATTCGGCCTCACTCATCTGGACAGAGAGTTGCAGGATAATCTGGCACCTTCGGTCTCACCAAAGAGTACTGCCGGTGTCTCATTTTCAGGTATATCCAGAAACGCCCCCTGCCCATGTGGTTCACAGAAGCGCTTCAAACATTGTCACGGCCTAGCCCGATAG
- a CDS encoding GNAT family N-acetyltransferase, which translates to MKLCWLDTDNRRDAYIFYKRFLPYARLSKKERVGVLYARKDVDERQVIAAVRLRPIGSFTLLTGMLVHPYYREQGLAHQIMTSLAYIFENNRTFLFSLPSLVGFYRQHQFMPTDDVPNDILQLFSKYRGQGKELVLMKFSDDLK; encoded by the coding sequence TTGAAACTTTGCTGGTTAGACACTGACAACAGGCGCGATGCATATATTTTCTATAAGCGTTTTTTACCCTATGCCCGACTGAGTAAAAAAGAGAGAGTAGGTGTTTTATATGCCCGAAAAGATGTCGATGAGCGGCAGGTTATTGCAGCTGTCAGGCTAAGACCGATTGGCAGTTTCACGCTTCTCACCGGCATGCTTGTGCATCCGTACTATAGAGAACAAGGTTTAGCTCACCAAATCATGACATCTCTGGCATACATATTTGAAAACAACAGAACGTTTCTCTTCTCACTTCCCTCTCTGGTCGGCTTTTATCGACAGCACCAGTTTATGCCGACAGACGATGTACCTAATGATATTTTGCAGCTTTTTTCAAAGTATCGAGGTCAGGGAAAGGAGCTGGTCTTGATGAAATTCAGTGATGACCTTAAGTGA
- a CDS encoding efflux RND transporter periplasmic adaptor subunit yields the protein MKKSLILLPIILLFAVIASFSSFTQAKKPGDKSTRAPRVVPVVTGVVEQHMLSQKIALIGKLEADRSVFIAPEVAGKIKAIKVTANQEITAGQLLIQLEDAKPQASVAEAKAYLFDEKRKLKEFQKLISQSAITQTEIDAQKASVDIAKARLAAAQAELDFHYIKAPFSGTAGLLDFSLGKMVTAGSELLSLDDLSSMRLDLQVAENYLSMLSVGMTVTATNRAWPGEVFTGELVAIDPRINQETLNLKVRVSFGNQSHNKGHKLMPGMLMSASLGFPAVSEPVIPVQAIEYSGTKRFVYVVGADKLAKRTQVTLGARIQDEVLITEGVDVGERIVVQGLVNMRDGLKVNDLTEQLASADNELIERAGDRG from the coding sequence ATGAAAAAAAGTCTGATCTTGCTCCCTATTATTTTGTTGTTCGCCGTTATTGCTTCATTCAGCAGTTTCACTCAGGCCAAGAAGCCCGGGGATAAATCTACCCGCGCCCCCAGAGTGGTTCCAGTGGTCACTGGCGTAGTCGAGCAACATATGCTTTCTCAAAAAATTGCACTGATAGGAAAGCTGGAGGCGGACAGGTCGGTATTTATCGCTCCCGAGGTGGCAGGCAAGATTAAAGCCATTAAGGTCACGGCTAATCAGGAGATAACGGCTGGGCAACTGCTGATCCAGCTCGAAGATGCTAAGCCTCAGGCCAGTGTTGCAGAGGCTAAGGCATACCTCTTCGATGAAAAGCGTAAGCTAAAAGAGTTTCAGAAACTGATAAGCCAAAGTGCAATCACTCAAACGGAAATTGATGCGCAGAAGGCCAGTGTCGATATTGCAAAGGCAAGGCTCGCCGCTGCACAAGCCGAGCTCGATTTTCATTATATTAAAGCGCCGTTTTCCGGAACCGCGGGTTTACTCGATTTCAGCTTAGGGAAGATGGTTACCGCCGGCAGTGAGCTGTTGTCGCTCGATGACCTGTCATCCATGAGACTCGACCTTCAGGTTGCGGAAAATTACCTCTCTATGTTAAGTGTAGGTATGACAGTAACGGCGACGAACCGTGCCTGGCCCGGTGAAGTCTTTACCGGTGAGTTAGTGGCTATCGATCCGCGTATCAATCAGGAAACATTGAACCTAAAAGTTAGGGTTAGCTTTGGAAATCAAAGCCACAACAAAGGTCATAAGCTCATGCCTGGCATGTTGATGTCGGCCAGTCTGGGTTTCCCTGCTGTATCTGAACCCGTTATCCCGGTTCAGGCCATCGAGTATTCCGGCACTAAGCGCTTCGTGTATGTTGTCGGCGCGGATAAGCTTGCCAAACGCACCCAAGTGACACTCGGTGCCAGAATTCAGGATGAAGTCCTCATTACCGAAGGCGTAGATGTGGGAGAGCGTATCGTTGTTCAGGGACTGGTCAATATGCGTGATGGCCTTAAGGTCAACGATCTCACCGAGCAACTGGCTTCAGCCGACAATGAGTTAATTGAGCGCGCAGGAGACAGAGGTTAA
- a CDS encoding multidrug efflux RND transporter permease subunit: MLISDISVKRPVVAIVLSLLLCVFGAVSFSKLAVREMPDVENPVVTVMTTYEGASATIMESQITTALEDELTGISGIDEITSVTRNGMSRITITFDLDWDLTEGVSDVRDAVARAQRRLPDEANDPIVSKDNGSGEPSVYINLSSSVMDRTQLTDYAQRVLEDRFSLITGVSSVSISGGLYKVMYVQLKPELMAGRNVTTADIIASLKKENVETPGGEVRNDTTVMTVRTARLYYHPEDFDYLVVRTASDGTPVYLKDVASVFIGAENENSTFKSDGVPNLSLGIIAQSDANPLEVAKAAHKEVERIQQFLPKGTQLVVDYDSTVFIDRSITEVYNTLFITGGLVVLVLYIFIGQARATLIPAVTVPVSLISAFIAANFFGFSINLLTLMALILSIGLVVDDAIVVVENIFHHIERGEEPLLAAYKGTREVGFAVVATTAVLVMVFLPISFMEGMVGRLFTEFSVMLAMSVIFSSIVALTLTPVLGSKILKANVKPNRFNLWIEGIFSQLERIYRVLVAKAVRFRFVAPVVIVLCIIGSGLLMQSVPSQLAPQEDRGVIFAFVKGAEGTSYNRMTANMDIVEQRLMPLLGKGVIKSFSVQAPAFGGRAGDQTGFVIMQLEDWEERDINAQQALGVVSKALEGIPDVMVRPMLPGFRGQSSEPVQFVIGGSDYKELFKWAEILQEEAIHSPMLEGADLDYAETTPELVVSVDRERAAELGISVSEVSETLEVMLGGRSETTFVERGEEYDVYLRGDENSFNSMADLSQIYMRSAKGELITLDSITHIEEVASAHKLSHTNKQKSITLKANLGEGYTLGEALDFLDATAIEILPSDISVSYTGESKDFKENQSSVLMVFGLALLVAYLVLAAQFESFINPMVVMFTVPMGVFGGFLGLFLTGQGLNIYSQIGMIMLIGMVTKNGILIVEFANQLRDRGIELDQAIIDASARRLRPILMTAFTTLIGAVPLIMSTGAGSESRIAVGTVVFFGMAFATFVTLLVIPAMYRLISGATHSPGFVEDKLNSALDAQRLAEIK, encoded by the coding sequence ATGTTAATTTCGGATATCTCGGTTAAGCGTCCCGTTGTCGCAATTGTTTTAAGCCTGCTCCTTTGTGTGTTCGGCGCCGTATCGTTTTCAAAATTAGCCGTACGTGAAATGCCCGACGTTGAAAACCCGGTCGTCACGGTCATGACGACTTATGAAGGGGCTTCGGCGACCATCATGGAGAGTCAGATCACCACGGCACTCGAAGATGAACTTACCGGTATCAGTGGTATCGATGAGATCACCTCAGTGACCCGAAACGGCATGTCGCGTATCACCATCACCTTCGATCTGGACTGGGATCTTACCGAAGGTGTGAGTGACGTTCGTGATGCGGTAGCCCGCGCTCAACGTCGCCTGCCCGATGAGGCGAACGACCCCATTGTTTCTAAGGATAATGGCTCCGGAGAGCCTTCGGTTTATATCAACCTAAGCTCCTCTGTGATGGACAGAACCCAGCTCACCGATTATGCACAACGGGTATTGGAAGACAGATTTAGTCTGATCACAGGTGTCAGCTCTGTGAGTATCTCAGGTGGGCTATATAAGGTGATGTACGTTCAGTTAAAACCTGAGCTTATGGCGGGACGTAATGTAACCACTGCCGATATTATCGCAAGCCTGAAAAAAGAGAATGTGGAAACGCCGGGTGGTGAGGTTCGTAATGACACGACTGTGATGACGGTGAGAACCGCACGCCTCTATTATCACCCCGAAGACTTTGACTATTTAGTCGTACGTACGGCCAGTGATGGCACCCCCGTTTATCTTAAAGATGTGGCCTCGGTATTTATCGGAGCTGAAAATGAAAATTCGACCTTTAAGAGTGATGGCGTACCTAACTTGAGTCTGGGGATTATCGCCCAGTCCGATGCCAACCCTTTGGAGGTGGCAAAAGCCGCTCATAAAGAGGTTGAGCGGATCCAGCAGTTCCTGCCAAAGGGGACTCAATTGGTGGTCGATTATGACTCGACGGTATTTATCGACCGTTCAATCACCGAAGTCTACAACACGCTGTTTATCACCGGCGGCTTGGTGGTATTGGTCCTCTATATCTTTATCGGCCAGGCGCGTGCGACGCTTATTCCCGCGGTAACGGTGCCGGTTTCATTGATCTCCGCTTTTATCGCGGCAAACTTCTTCGGCTTTTCCATTAACCTGTTGACCCTGATGGCCTTGATTCTCTCTATCGGCTTGGTGGTCGATGATGCGATTGTGGTGGTGGAGAATATTTTCCATCATATCGAGAGAGGCGAAGAGCCACTGCTGGCCGCATACAAGGGCACCCGTGAAGTAGGTTTCGCCGTCGTTGCGACCACTGCGGTATTGGTGATGGTGTTTCTTCCAATCTCGTTTATGGAGGGGATGGTGGGACGCCTCTTTACCGAGTTTTCGGTCATGTTAGCCATGTCGGTGATCTTCTCATCGATAGTAGCGCTTACACTGACGCCGGTGCTGGGGAGCAAGATCCTTAAGGCCAACGTCAAACCTAATCGTTTCAACCTGTGGATCGAAGGGATCTTTAGTCAGCTTGAACGTATTTATCGGGTGTTAGTGGCCAAGGCGGTGCGTTTTCGCTTTGTCGCCCCGGTGGTAATTGTGCTCTGTATTATCGGCAGTGGTTTGTTGATGCAGAGTGTGCCTTCTCAGTTAGCACCACAGGAGGACAGGGGAGTTATCTTCGCCTTCGTTAAGGGGGCTGAGGGCACCAGTTATAACCGTATGACCGCCAATATGGATATCGTCGAGCAGAGGCTTATGCCCCTGCTAGGAAAGGGGGTGATTAAGTCATTCAGCGTGCAGGCCCCCGCCTTCGGTGGACGAGCGGGCGATCAGACTGGCTTTGTGATCATGCAGCTCGAAGACTGGGAAGAGAGAGACATTAATGCCCAGCAGGCATTGGGAGTCGTATCTAAGGCACTTGAGGGGATCCCCGATGTGATGGTGCGCCCTATGTTGCCGGGCTTCAGGGGACAATCCAGCGAGCCGGTGCAATTTGTGATTGGCGGCTCCGACTATAAAGAGCTGTTTAAGTGGGCCGAAATTCTGCAAGAGGAGGCGATACACAGCCCTATGCTGGAAGGTGCCGATCTCGACTATGCCGAAACCACACCAGAGCTGGTGGTCAGTGTCGATAGAGAGCGTGCGGCCGAGCTTGGGATCAGTGTCTCGGAGGTATCGGAGACCTTAGAGGTGATGCTGGGAGGGCGCAGTGAAACCACCTTCGTTGAGCGTGGCGAGGAGTACGATGTCTACCTCAGAGGCGATGAGAACAGTTTCAATAGCATGGCGGATCTCAGCCAGATCTATATGCGTTCGGCTAAGGGGGAGTTAATCACCTTAGACTCGATAACGCATATCGAAGAGGTAGCCTCGGCCCATAAGCTCAGCCACACTAACAAGCAGAAATCTATCACCCTGAAAGCTAACCTGGGCGAAGGCTATACTTTAGGTGAGGCGCTGGACTTCCTCGATGCGACGGCAATAGAGATTTTACCCAGCGACATTTCGGTCAGCTATACCGGTGAATCGAAAGACTTTAAAGAGAATCAGAGCAGTGTGCTGATGGTGTTTGGCTTGGCCTTGCTGGTGGCATATTTAGTGTTAGCGGCGCAGTTCGAGAGCTTTATTAACCCTATGGTAGTGATGTTTACCGTGCCTATGGGGGTATTCGGTGGATTCCTTGGGTTATTCCTAACCGGTCAGGGGCTAAATATCTACAGTCAGATAGGCATGATCATGCTGATCGGTATGGTCACCAAGAATGGCATCTTGATTGTCGAGTTTGCCAATCAGCTCAGAGACAGAGGCATAGAGTTGGATCAGGCGATTATCGACGCATCGGCCCGAAGGTTACGTCCTATTTTGATGACGGCATTTACCACCTTAATTGGCGCAGTACCTTTGATTATGTCAACCGGCGCAGGTTCGGAGAGTCGCATCGCCGTGGGTACCGTGGTCTTCTTCGGCATGGCATTTGCGACTTTTGTGACCCTGCTGGTTATCCCGGCCATGTACCGACTGATATCGGGTGCAACTCACTCACCGGGATTCGTCGAAGATAAGCTTAACAGTGCGCTGGATGCTCAGAGATTAGCCGAGATTAAATAA
- a CDS encoding MmcQ/YjbR family DNA-binding protein, giving the protein MDFERAKTYLLSKPQTELDFPFGEGVYVFKVKGKMFATLSIGKVGKEAEAKAKADPETRPVSEQQSWWMNLKCDPDEAAILRDIFPSVIPGYHMNKALWNTVILDGSIPQGEIERMIDNSFLLVVAKMTQKAQASVLIHL; this is encoded by the coding sequence ATGGATTTTGAACGTGCTAAAACCTACCTGCTGTCAAAGCCCCAGACCGAACTCGATTTCCCATTCGGGGAGGGGGTTTATGTCTTTAAGGTCAAAGGCAAGATGTTTGCGACTCTCTCTATCGGTAAGGTGGGTAAAGAAGCTGAGGCTAAGGCTAAGGCTGATCCTGAGACAAGGCCTGTTTCAGAGCAGCAGAGCTGGTGGATGAACCTGAAATGCGATCCCGATGAGGCGGCGATACTCAGAGATATCTTCCCTTCGGTGATCCCCGGCTATCATATGAACAAGGCATTATGGAATACCGTCATTCTCGATGGCTCGATCCCACAAGGTGAAATCGAGCGCATGATAGATAATTCTTTTCTCTTGGTTGTGGCTAAGATGACCCAAAAAGCGCAGGCCTCTGTCCTGATTCACCTGTAG
- a CDS encoding metallophosphoesterase — MKKFIALPSLALLAFTQLTIASTTATTPAIETLPVTDGPYLFEQTDRGAPRTAYWICSDKLRTTQVQGLRLVSPDNCGALPQPTLNPKAFDVSTNTYSDIKKVVALSDVHGQYDILITLLRNQNIIDKDNNWAFGDGHMVMTGDMFDRGHQVNEVLWFMYQLDQQAIEAGGKLHLLMGNHEQMVMRGDLRYVHERYQVAAKLLERSYDELYDKSSEIGQWLRAKHTLVKINDTLFLHGGISGEWLDRGLTLDVANDLYRKNIDRSKPELKQDDLLNFLFFGNGPTWYRGYFKPGYDEAELDKILSYFDVKHIVVGHTSQERVLGLYNNKVIAVDSSIKEGLSGELLLMEDNTLTRGLYNGSRIAL, encoded by the coding sequence TTGAAAAAGTTCATCGCCTTACCTTCACTCGCCTTGCTGGCTTTCACTCAATTAACCATAGCCTCTACAACTGCTACCACACCGGCCATAGAAACTTTACCTGTGACCGATGGCCCCTATCTGTTTGAGCAAACAGATAGGGGCGCGCCCAGAACCGCTTACTGGATCTGCTCAGACAAGCTACGCACCACCCAAGTTCAAGGTTTACGGCTCGTGAGTCCCGATAACTGTGGGGCGCTACCGCAGCCTACACTGAACCCGAAGGCCTTTGATGTCTCTACCAATACCTACTCCGATATCAAAAAAGTCGTGGCACTCAGTGATGTCCATGGGCAATACGATATATTGATCACCCTGCTGAGAAACCAGAACATTATCGATAAAGACAACAATTGGGCCTTCGGAGATGGCCATATGGTGATGACGGGAGATATGTTTGACCGAGGCCATCAAGTCAATGAAGTACTCTGGTTTATGTATCAGTTAGACCAACAGGCCATCGAGGCAGGCGGAAAGCTTCACCTCTTGATGGGGAACCATGAGCAGATGGTGATGCGCGGCGATCTTCGTTACGTACATGAACGTTACCAAGTGGCTGCTAAGCTGCTTGAGAGAAGTTACGATGAGCTTTACGACAAGAGCAGTGAGATAGGCCAATGGCTGCGCGCGAAACATACACTGGTCAAAATCAACGACACCCTGTTCTTACACGGCGGGATCAGTGGCGAGTGGCTCGACAGAGGACTGACATTAGATGTCGCCAACGACCTTTACCGCAAAAATATCGATAGATCTAAGCCTGAGCTGAAGCAGGACGATCTGCTCAACTTTCTCTTCTTCGGTAACGGGCCGACCTGGTACAGGGGCTACTTCAAGCCGGGTTATGATGAGGCAGAGCTGGACAAGATACTGAGCTACTTCGATGTCAAACATATCGTCGTCGGTCACACCTCACAAGAGCGTGTACTGGGGCTGTATAACAACAAAGTCATAGCGGTCGACAGCAGTATCAAAGAGGGGCTTTCCGGTGAGCTATTGCTGATGGAGGACAATACCTTGACCCGTGGCCTGTATAACGGGAGTCGCATCGCGTTATAA